In Streptococcus dysgalactiae subsp. dysgalactiae, the following are encoded in one genomic region:
- the aroC gene encoding chorismate synthase, translating into MRYLTAGESHGPSLTAIVEGVPAGLSLSPADIDQELKRRQGGYGRGARMSIESDRVVISSGVRHGKTTGSPITLTVINKDHQKWTDIMAVEDIEASFKSKRRVKHPRPGHADLVGGIKYRFDDLRNALERSSARETTMRVAVGAIAKHILAELGITIFNHVLVFGELPIEIPKGMSLSAMKEAARQSELSIINPHQEVEIKTYIDTIKKEGDTIGGTIETIVEGVPAGLGSYVQWDRKLDAKLAQAVLSINAFKGVEFGLGFDMASLKGSQVMDPIIWNADEGYGRQTNHLGGFEGGMTTGQPLVVKGVMKPIPTLYKPLMSVDIDSHEPYKATVERSDPTALPAAGVIMENVVATVLVQEILATFSSDTMLDLKKAFSDYRSYVKQF; encoded by the coding sequence ATGCGTTATTTGACAGCAGGAGAATCTCACGGTCCTTCCTTGACAGCGATTGTTGAAGGTGTGCCAGCTGGTCTAAGTCTTAGCCCAGCGGATATTGATCAGGAATTAAAACGGCGACAGGGCGGCTATGGCCGTGGAGCTAGAATGAGCATTGAATCTGATCGTGTGGTAATATCATCAGGCGTTCGACATGGTAAAACGACAGGTTCTCCAATTACTTTAACGGTGATCAATAAAGACCATCAAAAATGGACAGATATTATGGCCGTTGAAGATATTGAGGCGAGCTTTAAAAGCAAGAGACGCGTTAAACACCCTCGGCCTGGTCACGCTGACTTGGTGGGTGGGATAAAGTATCGTTTTGACGATTTACGAAATGCTTTGGAACGTTCTTCGGCTAGAGAGACAACCATGCGGGTGGCAGTTGGAGCTATCGCCAAACATATTCTTGCTGAATTGGGAATTACGATATTCAACCATGTTTTGGTTTTTGGAGAGCTTCCTATTGAGATCCCTAAAGGGATGTCTCTATCAGCTATGAAGGAGGCAGCTCGCCAATCAGAATTGTCTATTATCAATCCGCATCAAGAGGTAGAAATCAAAACCTATATTGATACTATTAAAAAAGAAGGTGATACCATTGGTGGCACCATTGAGACAATTGTTGAAGGTGTGCCAGCAGGTCTAGGATCTTATGTCCAGTGGGACAGAAAATTAGATGCCAAACTGGCTCAAGCAGTTCTTTCCATTAATGCTTTTAAGGGGGTTGAATTCGGCCTTGGCTTTGACATGGCCTCTCTGAAAGGCTCTCAAGTGATGGACCCGATTATCTGGAATGCTGATGAGGGATATGGACGTCAAACCAATCATTTAGGGGGCTTTGAAGGGGGCATGACCACAGGACAACCTCTTGTTGTTAAAGGGGTTATGAAGCCCATTCCTACTTTGTATAAACCACTCATGTCGGTAGATATTGATAGTCATGAACCTTATAAAGCAACGGTGGAACGCTCTGATCCAACGGCTTTACCAGCTGCGGGGGTTATCATGGAAAATGTCGTGGCAACCGTTCTTGTCCAAGAAATCTTAGCAACCTTTTCTTCGGATACGATGCTTGATTTGAAAAAAGCATTTTCAGACTATCGGTCTTATGTCAAACAGTTTTAG
- a CDS encoding YlbF/YmcA family competence regulator yields the protein MSQEIYDDANRLERAIRALPEYQKVLEVKETIQADASASQLFDEFVAMQEKIQGMMQSGQMPTVEEQTSIQELSQKIEANDHLKSYFEAQQGLSVYMSDIERIVFAPLKDLVK from the coding sequence ATGTCACAAGAAATTTATGATGATGCCAATCGACTTGAAAGGGCGATTCGTGCTCTTCCAGAATACCAAAAAGTGTTGGAAGTGAAAGAAACCATTCAAGCAGACGCTAGTGCTAGCCAACTGTTTGATGAGTTTGTCGCTATGCAAGAAAAAATCCAAGGGATGATGCAATCAGGCCAAATGCCAACGGTTGAAGAACAAACAAGCATTCAAGAACTTAGCCAAAAGATTGAAGCTAATGATCATCTGAAATCATATTTTGAAGCCCAACAGGGTTTGTCCGTTTATATGAGCGACATTGAACGTATCGTCTTTGCTCCGTTGAAAGATTTAGTCAAGTAA
- the gorA gene encoding glutathione-disulfide reductase, whose translation MVNHYDYIVIGGGSAGIASANRAAMHGAKVLLAEGKEIGGTCVNLGCVPKKVMWYGAQVADILGTYAKDYGFDFSEKTFDFKQLKANRQAYIDRIHASYERGFDQNGVDRIYDYAVFKDAHTVEIAGQTYTAPHILIATGGHPVFPDIEGAEFGISSDGFFALDEVPKRTAVVGAGYIAVELAGVLQALGSETDLFIRHDRPLRSFDKTIVDVLVDEMAVSGPRLHTHAEVAKVVKNTDESLTLYLKDGKEIEVDQLIWAIGRQPNLEGFGLDKTGVALNEKGYIKTDAYENTSVKGIYAVGDVNGKLALTPVAVAAGRRLSERLFNGKSDEKLDYQNVATVIFSHPVIGAIGLSEDEAIKEYGQEAVKVYQSRFTSMFTAVTNHRQSCLMKLVTVGDTQKIVGLHGIGYGVDEMIQGFAVAIKMGATKADFDNTVAIHPTGAEEFVTMR comes from the coding sequence ATGGTCAATCATTACGATTACATTGTTATTGGTGGAGGAAGCGCAGGAATTGCTTCTGCTAACAGAGCAGCCATGCATGGGGCCAAAGTATTGTTAGCTGAAGGTAAAGAGATTGGGGGAACCTGTGTTAACCTAGGCTGCGTTCCCAAAAAAGTCATGTGGTATGGAGCTCAAGTAGCAGATATTTTAGGGACTTACGCTAAGGATTATGGATTCGACTTTTCAGAGAAAACATTTGATTTTAAACAATTAAAAGCAAACCGCCAAGCTTATATTGATCGGATTCACGCATCCTATGAGCGTGGTTTTGACCAGAATGGTGTTGACCGTATCTACGACTATGCTGTTTTTAAAGATGCTCATACTGTGGAAATAGCAGGACAAACTTATACTGCACCGCATATTTTGATTGCTACAGGAGGACACCCTGTGTTCCCAGATATTGAAGGGGCCGAATTTGGGATTAGTTCAGATGGCTTTTTTGCTTTGGATGAGGTACCTAAACGTACGGCTGTGGTTGGGGCAGGCTATATTGCTGTGGAACTTGCTGGTGTTTTGCAGGCTTTGGGGTCAGAGACGGATTTATTTATTCGTCACGATCGACCTTTAAGAAGTTTTGACAAAACCATTGTTGATGTCTTAGTTGATGAAATGGCAGTTAGTGGGCCGCGCTTACACACTCATGCAGAAGTGGCAAAGGTTGTCAAAAATACTGATGAGTCCTTGACCCTTTACCTCAAAGATGGCAAGGAAATTGAGGTTGATCAGCTTATTTGGGCTATCGGTCGCCAGCCTAATCTAGAAGGTTTTGGTCTTGACAAAACAGGGGTGGCTTTAAATGAGAAAGGCTATATTAAGACAGATGCTTATGAAAATACATCGGTTAAAGGGATTTATGCAGTAGGTGATGTCAATGGTAAATTAGCCTTAACCCCAGTTGCTGTTGCTGCGGGACGTCGTTTGTCAGAACGCCTTTTTAACGGTAAAAGTGATGAGAAATTAGACTACCAAAATGTAGCGACCGTGATTTTCAGCCACCCTGTTATTGGGGCCATTGGGTTATCTGAGGATGAAGCTATTAAAGAATATGGTCAAGAAGCGGTTAAGGTTTATCAATCACGCTTCACTTCCATGTTTACTGCTGTAACAAACCATCGTCAATCCTGTTTGATGAAGTTAGTAACGGTTGGGGATACCCAAAAAATAGTTGGTCTTCATGGAATCGGCTATGGGGTTGATGAAATGATTCAAGGATTTGCAGTGGCTATTAAGATGGGGGCAACCAAAGCAGACTTTGATAATACTGTCGCTATTCACCCAACGGGCGCAGAAGAATTTGTCACCATGCGCTAA
- a CDS encoding DUF6556 family protein, which produces MSSHYSRQQKPRKSGGVPTQHIKTGFTAFQKSIALIGSILSIIVATITITRALQPASDTKTDNTSKESSNTIVKIIEKDSSQGNQSHKDSSENSDETKTILPPSSTTPSHNDTASTTTAVPDTPSTTEGTQLPNAAGTEDANTGLPTNP; this is translated from the coding sequence ATGTCATCACATTATTCCCGTCAACAGAAACCTCGTAAATCAGGAGGTGTTCCTACACAACATATTAAAACCGGCTTTACTGCCTTTCAAAAATCTATTGCCCTCATCGGTAGTATCTTGAGTATTATTGTGGCGACTATTACCATTACTCGAGCTTTACAACCAGCCTCAGATACAAAAACTGACAATACATCAAAAGAATCTAGCAATACCATTGTCAAGATTATCGAAAAAGACTCCTCCCAAGGAAATCAGAGCCATAAGGATTCATCAGAAAATAGTGATGAGACTAAAACAATTTTACCGCCATCTTCTACCACCCCTTCTCACAACGATACAGCCTCTACTACAACTGCAGTGCCTGATACACCTTCAACAACTGAAGGAACACAACTTCCCAATGCAGCAGGAACTGAGGATGCCAATACTGGACTTCCTACTAATCCTTAA
- a CDS encoding cysteine desulfurase family protein, with the protein MIYFDNAATTIPYGEVLRTYQEVATKIYGNPSSLHQLGTNASRILEASRKQVAGLLGVKSEEIFFTSGGTESDNWAIKGIAFEKAAFGKHIIVSAIEHPAVTESAKWLSSQGFEVTYAPVTARGIVDVEALAELLRPDTILVSIMAVNNEMGAIQPIQAISKMLANYPTITFHVDAVQAIGKIPTTTYLTERVDLASFSGHKFHAVRGVGFLYKKSGKRLTPLLTGGGQEQEMRSTTENVAGIASMAKALRMVTEKETLALSRLKAMREVIYQALSGYQDVTLFSGQEGFAPNIITFGIKDVRGEVIVHAFETHDIYISTTSACSSKAGKPAGSLVAMGVPVKAAQTAVRISLDDDNDMGQVEQFLTIFKQIYDKTQKVR; encoded by the coding sequence ATGATTTATTTTGATAATGCAGCCACAACCATTCCTTATGGCGAGGTTCTTAGAACCTACCAAGAAGTAGCAACAAAAATATATGGCAACCCCTCAAGCCTGCATCAATTAGGGACAAATGCAAGTCGTATTTTAGAGGCTTCCCGTAAACAGGTTGCTGGTTTGTTGGGTGTTAAATCAGAAGAAATCTTTTTTACGTCTGGTGGGACAGAAAGTGATAACTGGGCTATTAAAGGGATTGCTTTTGAAAAGGCTGCTTTTGGGAAACATATTATTGTTTCAGCGATTGAACATCCTGCGGTAACTGAGAGTGCCAAGTGGCTTAGCTCACAAGGATTTGAGGTAACATATGCTCCTGTAACAGCACGAGGAATAGTAGATGTGGAGGCCCTAGCTGAGCTTCTTCGACCAGATACCATCTTAGTGTCTATTATGGCGGTTAATAATGAGATGGGGGCTATCCAGCCTATTCAAGCTATCTCAAAAATGTTGGCAAATTACCCAACGATTACTTTCCATGTTGATGCGGTCCAAGCAATCGGCAAAATTCCCACTACAACCTATCTGACTGAACGCGTTGATTTGGCCTCGTTTTCTGGCCACAAGTTTCATGCAGTGCGTGGTGTAGGCTTCCTCTATAAAAAATCTGGCAAGCGACTTACCCCTTTATTGACTGGAGGAGGTCAAGAACAGGAGATGCGCTCAACAACTGAGAATGTAGCAGGAATTGCTAGTATGGCCAAGGCACTCAGAATGGTAACTGAAAAGGAAACCTTAGCTTTATCTAGGCTGAAGGCAATGCGAGAAGTGATTTATCAGGCACTATCAGGCTATCAGGATGTTACCCTATTCTCAGGCCAAGAAGGATTTGCGCCCAATATTATTACCTTTGGTATCAAGGATGTTCGAGGTGAAGTCATTGTCCATGCTTTTGAAACGCACGACATTTATATTTCGACAACCAGCGCTTGTTCGTCTAAAGCTGGAAAGCCGGCAGGAAGTTTGGTAGCAATGGGAGTACCCGTCAAAGCTGCTCAAACTGCTGTTCGTATTAGTCTAGATGATGATAATGACATGGGACAAGTAGAGCAATTCCTCACAATATTCAAACAGATTTATGATAAAACACAGAAAGTTAGGTAA
- the thiI gene encoding tRNA uracil 4-sulfurtransferase ThiI: MNYSEIMVRHGELSTKGKNRMRFINKLKKNIQDVLAPFPAITVRSDRDRTHVYLNSTDYQPVVEALKLVFGIQALCPVYKVDKSVPVLVETVQNIMTSLYHEGLTFKITSKRSDHQFELDSRELNNLLGGAVLEVLPNIQAQMKHPDVTLKVEIRDEAAYIYYEEIKGAGGLPVGTSGKGMLMLSGGIDSPVAGYLALKRGLDIEAVHFASPPYTSPGALVKAQNLTRRLTRFGGNIQFIEVPFTEIQEEIKNKAPEAYLMTLTRRFMMRITDAIREQRHALVIVNGESLGQVASQTLESMQAINAVTSTPIIRPVVTMDKLEIIEMAQAIDTFEISIQPFEDCCTIFAPDRPKTNPKLINVEKYEERFDITGLVERAVAGIVVTEITPEVINDDVDSLIDDLL, from the coding sequence ATGAACTATTCAGAAATTATGGTTCGCCACGGTGAACTATCAACTAAAGGAAAGAATCGTATGCGATTCATCAATAAACTTAAAAAGAACATTCAGGATGTTTTAGCTCCTTTTCCAGCTATCACTGTTCGTTCAGACCGTGACAGAACTCATGTCTATCTGAATAGCACAGATTACCAGCCAGTTGTAGAAGCTTTGAAACTGGTTTTTGGGATTCAAGCCTTATGCCCAGTTTATAAGGTTGATAAAAGTGTTCCTGTCTTGGTAGAGACTGTTCAAAACATCATGACCTCTCTTTATCATGAAGGCTTAACCTTTAAAATTACTAGTAAACGGAGCGATCACCAATTTGAATTGGATAGTCGTGAACTTAATAATCTTCTTGGAGGAGCTGTTCTTGAGGTTTTACCAAATATCCAAGCTCAGATGAAACATCCAGATGTGACCCTCAAAGTTGAAATTCGTGATGAAGCAGCCTATATTTACTATGAAGAAATTAAAGGAGCAGGCGGATTACCAGTAGGAACATCGGGTAAAGGGATGCTGATGTTATCAGGTGGTATTGATTCACCGGTAGCTGGTTATTTAGCCCTTAAACGAGGCCTTGATATTGAAGCCGTTCACTTTGCTAGCCCTCCTTACACCAGTCCAGGTGCCTTGGTTAAAGCGCAAAACCTTACTCGTCGGTTAACTCGTTTCGGTGGGAATATTCAATTTATCGAAGTTCCCTTTACAGAAATTCAAGAAGAAATTAAAAATAAGGCACCAGAAGCCTACCTTATGACATTAACTCGTCGCTTTATGATGCGCATTACAGATGCTATTCGTGAACAACGCCATGCACTTGTTATTGTTAACGGTGAGAGCCTAGGTCAAGTTGCTAGTCAAACTCTAGAAAGCATGCAGGCCATTAATGCTGTCACCTCAACACCAATTATCCGACCAGTAGTAACAATGGATAAGCTTGAGATTATTGAGATGGCTCAGGCGATTGATACCTTTGAGATTTCTATTCAACCGTTCGAAGATTGCTGTACTATTTTTGCACCAGATCGTCCTAAAACCAACCCTAAACTAATTAATGTGGAAAAATATGAAGAACGTTTTGATATTACAGGTCTTGTTGAGCGAGCAGTTGCAGGCATTGTCGTGACGGAAATCACACCTGAAGTTATCAATGATGATGTTGACAGTCTTATTGATGACTTGCTCTAA
- a CDS encoding CapA family protein — translation MTKEIPYKKTILVVFSMIAILLLVGLMDDLFAFQKSSKATQRIGKQDVRTAQVVANGDILLHDVLYTSAEKPDGSYDFTPYFEFVKERISKADLAIGDFEGTISPDDPLAGYPLFNAPPTIANAMKATGYDVVDLAHNHILDSGLAGALHTKKTFEKLGLSTVGIYEKNRETEDFLIKKVNGINIAILGYSYGYNGMEGNLTEDEYQKHLSDFNQDKMKTDIQKAKEKADVTIVMPQSGTEYALEPTEEQKTLYRSMIDWGADVVLGGHPHVVEPAEVITKNHEKKLIIYSMGNFISNQRYETLGDIWTERGLLMDITFEKKDKKTIIKTVKAHPTIVLAKAKSTFAKEGYELYNYRTLVLTDFIEGGKYRNQIDLETQQKVDIAYKEMGQHVQLNWK, via the coding sequence TTGACAAAAGAGATTCCCTATAAAAAAACAATATTAGTTGTATTTTCTATGATTGCTATACTTTTACTAGTTGGATTGATGGATGATTTATTTGCCTTTCAAAAAAGTAGTAAAGCAACACAACGAATTGGAAAACAAGATGTAAGGACAGCACAAGTAGTTGCAAATGGGGATATTTTGCTTCATGATGTTTTATATACCAGTGCGGAAAAACCCGATGGCTCCTATGATTTCACTCCCTATTTTGAATTCGTTAAAGAACGCATTTCAAAAGCTGATTTAGCCATAGGAGATTTTGAAGGAACAATCAGCCCAGACGATCCACTAGCGGGTTATCCACTTTTTAATGCTCCGCCTACAATAGCTAATGCTATGAAGGCAACAGGCTATGATGTTGTTGATTTGGCTCACAATCATATTCTTGATTCTGGCTTAGCAGGAGCATTACATACTAAAAAAACTTTTGAAAAATTAGGTTTATCGACTGTAGGTATTTACGAAAAAAACCGTGAAACAGAAGATTTTCTCATTAAAAAGGTTAATGGTATTAACATTGCCATTTTAGGTTATTCCTATGGATATAATGGCATGGAAGGAAATTTAACAGAAGATGAATATCAAAAACATTTATCAGATTTCAATCAGGACAAAATGAAAACTGATATTCAAAAAGCAAAAGAAAAAGCAGATGTCACAATCGTCATGCCGCAATCTGGCACAGAATATGCTCTAGAACCAACAGAAGAACAAAAAACCTTGTATCGGTCAATGATTGATTGGGGAGCCGATGTAGTTCTAGGAGGCCATCCTCATGTGGTTGAACCTGCTGAAGTTATTACTAAAAATCATGAAAAAAAATTAATTATTTATTCTATGGGAAATTTTATTTCTAATCAACGTTACGAAACATTAGGTGACATATGGACAGAGCGTGGTCTTTTGATGGATATAACATTTGAGAAAAAAGATAAGAAAACGATTATAAAAACAGTCAAAGCTCACCCAACAATTGTATTGGCAAAAGCCAAAAGTACTTTTGCAAAAGAGGGTTACGAACTCTATAACTATAGAACATTAGTATTAACAGATTTTATTGAAGGCGGAAAATACCGAAATCAAATTGATTTAGAGACCCAACAAAAAGTGGATATAGCTTACAAAGAAATGGGTCAGCATGTGCAACTTAATTGGAAATAA
- a CDS encoding IS3 family transposase produces MSNFWGAVHIKYLLKAVNLAKSTYYFEIGKIDAVALRNEELLNEIKSIFDSNKSRYGVRRVYQELINRGYKVNHKRVQRLMHKEGLLGKRPKEKYHSYKGEVGKIADNIIARNFSTTAPLQKWTTDVSQFNFSWGKCYISPVLDMNTNEIISYDLSMSPNLEQISRMLDRAFNKFPSVEGLIFHSDQGWQYQHPYFRNTLHQHGIVQSMSRKGNCYDNCIMETFFGRLKNEMYYGYEKDYSSFEEFSSEEFSRAVEEYIDYYNNKRIQAKTKWMPPVQYRMTSMGSA; encoded by the coding sequence TTGTCTAACTTTTGGGGTGCAGTTCACATAAAATATCTTCTCAAAGCAGTAAACCTAGCCAAATCAACTTATTATTTCGAGATTGGCAAGATAGATGCTGTTGCTTTAAGAAACGAAGAGTTACTTAACGAAATCAAAAGTATTTTTGACTCAAATAAAAGTAGATATGGCGTTAGACGAGTCTATCAAGAACTGATTAATCGTGGATACAAGGTGAACCATAAGAGAGTTCAACGTCTCATGCATAAAGAAGGTTTATTAGGCAAACGTCCAAAGGAAAAATACCATTCCTATAAAGGTGAGGTAGGAAAGATTGCCGACAATATTATTGCTAGAAACTTTAGCACAACTGCGCCTTTACAAAAGTGGACAACAGATGTCTCTCAGTTTAATTTTTCATGGGGAAAGTGTTATATATCTCCAGTTTTAGACATGAACACAAATGAAATCATATCATATGATTTATCTATGAGTCCTAATCTTGAACAGATAAGTAGAATGCTCGATAGAGCTTTCAATAAATTTCCATCAGTAGAAGGTCTTATATTTCATTCTGATCAAGGTTGGCAGTACCAACATCCTTATTTTAGAAATACATTACACCAACATGGTATTGTCCAGTCTATGTCACGGAAAGGGAACTGCTATGATAATTGTATAATGGAGACATTTTTTGGAAGGTTAAAAAATGAGATGTATTATGGCTATGAGAAAGACTATTCTTCATTTGAAGAATTCTCAAGTGAAGAATTCTCAAGAGCTGTTGAGGAATATATTGATTATTACAATAACAAAAGAATTCAGGCAAAAACAAAATGGATGCCTCCTGTACAATACAGGATGACATCCATGGGTTCCGCCTAG
- a CDS encoding IS3 family transposase (programmed frameshift) — MKLSYEDKIEIYRLRQPGWTWPKISQTFNMSKYNLQYMVRLIDIHGLESVCKRKNRYYSPELKQEIINEVLMKGRSQLEVSLDYGLPNKGMLPNWIAQYKKNGYTILEKSRGRPVKMGRKPKRKLEEMTELERLQYDNEYLRAENAVPKKVERTPIEGRSKAQRATEIIQGLINVFDLRILLNILKLSRSTYYYQVKRLTQGDNNKELKEAIQDIYSENKGRYGYRRIHLELKNRGYKVNHKKVQRLMTELGLKARIRAKRRYNSYKGEVGKKADNLIKRQFKATQPLKKCYTDVTEFSIPASDQKLYLSPVLDGFNSEIIAYHLSTSPNLQQLKTMLSEAFPEQTYQGTILHSDQGWQYQHTYYHHFLEVHGMRPSMSRKGNSLDNGMMESFFGTLKTEMFYGFEKEFTSLETLKTAISEYINYYNTKRIKLTLKGLSPVQYRTQSLT; from the exons ATGAAATTAAGTTATGAAGATAAAATTGAAATCTATCGCTTACGACAACCTGGTTGGACATGGCCTAAAATCAGTCAAACATTTAATATGAGTAAGTATAACCTTCAATACATGGTCCGCCTTATTGATATACACGGATTGGAAAGTGTTTGTAAAAGGAAAAATAGGTATTATTCTCCTGAACTAAAGCAGGAAATCATAAACGAAGTTCTGATGAAAGGTAGGTCTCAGCTAGAGGTTTCTCTAGATTATGGATTACCAAACAAGGGAATGCTTCCTAATTGGATAGCGCAATACAAGAAAAACGGGTATACTATTCTTGAGAAATCAAGAGGGAGACCTGTAAAGATGGGACGCAAACCAAAGAGAAAACTTGAAGAAATGACTGAATTAGAGCGTCTTCAATATGATAATGAGTACCTTAGAGCGGAGAATGCCGTAC CTAAAAAAGTTGAGAGAACTCCGATTGAGGGACGAAGCAAGGCTCAAAGAGCAACAGAAATCATTCAAGGACTAATCAATGTATTTGATTTAAGAATCCTACTTAATATTTTGAAGCTGTCTCGATCAACCTACTATTATCAGGTTAAACGTCTAACTCAGGGAGATAACAACAAAGAATTAAAAGAAGCTATTCAAGATATTTATTCTGAGAACAAAGGGAGATATGGTTACCGTAGAATTCACCTCGAACTTAAAAATCGAGGCTATAAAGTTAATCATAAGAAAGTTCAACGTTTGATGACAGAACTTGGTTTGAAAGCTAGAATCCGTGCGAAACGTCGCTATAACTCTTATAAAGGTGAGGTTGGCAAGAAAGCTGATAATCTCATTAAGCGTCAATTTAAAGCTACCCAACCACTTAAGAAGTGTTATACCGATGTCACAGAGTTTTCAATTCCTGCTAGTGATCAAAAATTGTATCTATCACCAGTTCTTGATGGCTTTAACAGTGAGATTATTGCATATCATTTATCTACCTCGCCAAACTTACAACAACTTAAAACGATGCTTTCCGAGGCTTTTCCTGAACAAACTTACCAGGGCACTATTTTACATAGTGACCAAGGATGGCAATATCAACACACTTACTACCATCATTTTCTTGAGGTGCATGGAATGAGACCGTCCATGTCGCGTAAAGGAAATAGCTTAGATAACGGCATGATGGAATCTTTTTTTGGAACATTGAAGACAGAAATGTTTTATGGGTTTGAGAAGGAATTTACTTCCCTCGAAACATTAAAAACAGCTATTTCAGAATATATCAACTACTACAACACTAAACGAATCAAACTTACATTAAAAGGACTAAGTCCTGTGCAATACAGAACTCAATCCTTAACTTAA
- a CDS encoding COG3415 family protein, which produces MKYNYNFKLNAVNMYRSGQWIETPVGIGQKNFRKRIVRWSKTAEIHGFDFLKHSKSSKNRTVEERYELVARVFSGESQSSVAINAGIDTGLLSKWVQIYKIKGYEGLNLKRGRRRKKEPPMTKKYKPVDLTPTEREELIRLRAETAYLKTENEAIKN; this is translated from the coding sequence ATGAAATATAATTATAATTTTAAATTAAATGCAGTAAACATGTATCGTTCAGGTCAGTGGATAGAGACTCCAGTTGGTATCGGGCAAAAAAACTTTAGAAAAAGAATTGTCCGATGGTCAAAAACTGCGGAAATACATGGTTTTGATTTTCTAAAACATTCAAAATCATCTAAAAATCGTACAGTTGAAGAAAGATATGAGCTAGTTGCACGTGTCTTCTCTGGAGAATCTCAAAGTAGTGTTGCAATTAACGCGGGTATTGATACTGGACTATTGTCTAAATGGGTTCAAATATATAAAATAAAAGGGTATGAAGGATTGAACCTTAAAAGAGGTCGCCGAAGGAAAAAGGAACCGCCTATGACTAAAAAATATAAGCCAGTTGATTTAACGCCTACAGAGAGAGAAGAATTAATAAGATTAAGAGCTGAAACAGCCTATTTAAAAACAGAAAATGAAGCAATAAAAAATTAA
- a CDS encoding nucleoside hydrolase has protein sequence MVKNIIIDTDPGIDDATAIILALMHPKINVCLITTVGANVTVDQATTNALKLVEFMQANLPVARGSEKPLLKDLKTIPSIHGKTGMDGYDFPNPKQKPLDIHAVEAMRQTILKHSKDISIVSIGAMTNLALLLAMYPDIKNHISEIIMMGGAIHGGNTSSLAEFNIASDPHAADLVFKSDIPLTMIGLDVTEKALLYRETALKIKDSGRIGEMLYHLFENYGGPSLDMGMTIHDASTIAYLTQPDLFTIQEKYLRVITDGLATGAIITNSAYEPVSKTLETKKVCMDVDSKRFEEWILSQFINS, from the coding sequence ATGGTTAAAAATATTATTATCGATACTGATCCAGGTATTGATGACGCTACTGCTATTATACTTGCTTTAATGCACCCTAAAATTAATGTCTGTCTGATAACAACTGTCGGAGCAAATGTTACCGTTGATCAAGCGACAACAAATGCTTTAAAATTAGTAGAATTTATGCAAGCAAATCTTCCTGTCGCTCGAGGATCTGAAAAACCTCTATTAAAAGATTTAAAAACTATACCAAGCATACATGGTAAAACTGGTATGGATGGATACGATTTTCCAAATCCAAAGCAAAAACCTTTAGATATTCATGCTGTAGAAGCCATGCGACAAACCATCTTAAAACATTCTAAAGATATTAGTATTGTATCCATTGGTGCTATGACCAATCTTGCTTTACTTCTTGCTATGTATCCTGATATAAAAAATCACATCTCCGAAATTATTATGATGGGAGGGGCTATACACGGAGGAAATACTTCTTCACTAGCAGAATTTAACATAGCTAGTGACCCTCATGCTGCAGATCTTGTTTTTAAATCAGACATTCCGTTAACTATGATTGGCTTAGATGTGACAGAAAAAGCTCTTCTCTACAGAGAAACCGCTCTAAAAATAAAGGATTCTGGTCGTATAGGAGAAATGCTCTACCATCTCTTTGAAAATTATGGGGGACCTAGCTTGGATATGGGGATGACAATTCATGATGCCAGTACCATTGCCTACCTGACACAGCCTGATTTATTTACCATCCAAGAGAAGTATTTGCGGGTCATTACTGATGGCCTTGCTACTGGAGCAATTATCACTAATTCAGCCTACGAACCTGTTTCAAAGACTTTAGAAACTAAAAAAGTCTGCATGGATGTAGATTCAAAACGTTTCGAAGAGTGGATTCTATCACAGTTTATTAATTCATAA